The proteins below are encoded in one region of Vibrio sp. ED004:
- the pyrD gene encoding quinone-dependent dihydroorotate dehydrogenase — MLYRLARTGFFQLDAEKAHDLAIQNFKRFTGTPIDLLYRQQLPHRPVECMGLTFKNPVGLAAGLDKNGECIDAFGAMGFGFVEVGTVTPRPQAGNDKPRLFRLVEAEGIINRMGFNNLGVDNLVENVKKSNYDGILGINIGKNKDTPIEKGAEDYLICMEKVYQYAGYIAVNISSPNTPGLRSLQYGEALDDLLSELKTKQSELEEKHGKYVPLALKIAPDLSDDEISQICESLIKNKIDGVIATNTTLDRSIVEGMKHWDEAGGLSGRPVQSRSTEVVRKLYQELGDQLPIIGVGGVDSYVAAKEKMMAGAKLVQVYSGFIYKGPGLVGDIVKNL; from the coding sequence ATGCTTTACCGTCTAGCCAGAACTGGCTTTTTCCAACTTGATGCCGAAAAGGCACATGATCTTGCAATTCAAAATTTCAAACGCTTCACAGGTACACCTATTGATCTTTTGTATCGCCAACAATTACCTCACCGACCTGTAGAGTGCATGGGTCTTACTTTTAAAAACCCAGTTGGCCTTGCTGCCGGCCTAGATAAAAACGGCGAATGTATTGATGCATTTGGCGCAATGGGCTTTGGTTTCGTAGAAGTAGGGACTGTTACTCCTCGTCCGCAAGCGGGTAACGACAAACCTCGTTTGTTCCGTCTTGTTGAAGCAGAAGGCATCATCAACCGCATGGGCTTTAATAACCTAGGCGTAGATAACCTTGTTGAGAATGTTAAGAAGTCGAACTACGATGGCATCTTAGGCATCAACATCGGTAAGAACAAAGACACACCAATTGAAAAGGGCGCTGAAGATTACTTGATCTGTATGGAGAAGGTATATCAATACGCTGGTTACATTGCTGTGAACATCTCTTCACCAAATACTCCAGGACTTCGTTCTCTTCAATACGGCGAAGCACTAGACGATCTATTGTCTGAGCTGAAAACGAAACAATCTGAACTAGAAGAGAAGCATGGTAAATATGTTCCTCTTGCTCTTAAGATTGCTCCGGATCTAAGTGACGATGAAATCAGTCAAATTTGTGAATCATTGATCAAAAATAAGATCGATGGTGTGATCGCAACGAACACAACATTGGATCGTTCAATCGTTGAAGGCATGAAGCATTGGGACGAAGCGGGTGGTCTAAGCGGACGTCCAGTTCAATCTCGCAGTACTGAAGTTGTTCGTAAACTTTATCAAGAGCTTGGTGACCAACTGCCGATCATCGGGGTAGGTGGTGTTGATTCGTATGTTGCTGCAAAAGAGAAAATGATGGCAGGCGCTAAGCTTGTACAAGTTTACTCTGGTTTCATTTACAAAGGTCCAGGCCTTGTAGGCGACATCGTTAAAAATCTTTAA